One Candidatus Sulfurimonas baltica DNA segment encodes these proteins:
- a CDS encoding DNA-methyltransferase — protein MRSLFDSLDETINHNTITDNVIAGNVEVISFDNGTSATVHNNDCIKVMDSLIADDTYIPLVVMDPPYLILNTKSGSKSNLSKSLQKSQDKLVKASITEGFDYEAVLDRLVKLQKGKINMYIWCNKAQIPTYFNYFIDGLGCSFDILKWVKTNPIPTFYNKYTTDTEYCLYFRKGGLCMPKNMEDASTLFLDATNAKDNKKYAHPTVKHLEHIERLIRNSSRENDLILDPFSGSGTTAVAALNLGRNFIGAELDKTFFDTSVSRIKNNPVNKPINNNSNLFAQDVA, from the coding sequence TTGAGAAGTTTATTTGACAGTCTAGATGAGACTATAAATCATAATACTATTACTGATAATGTGATAGCAGGTAATGTGGAAGTGATTTCATTTGATAATGGCACAAGTGCAACTGTACATAATAATGATTGTATTAAAGTTATGGATAGTTTGATTGCTGATGATACTTATATACCTCTTGTTGTTATGGATCCCCCCTACTTAATACTTAATACAAAATCTGGTAGTAAATCTAATTTATCCAAATCTTTACAGAAATCACAAGATAAATTAGTAAAAGCTTCTATTACAGAAGGCTTTGACTATGAAGCTGTACTTGATAGATTAGTCAAATTACAGAAAGGAAAAATAAATATGTATATCTGGTGTAATAAAGCACAGATACCTACATACTTTAACTATTTTATAGATGGGCTTGGTTGTTCATTTGATATATTAAAATGGGTTAAAACTAACCCTATTCCTACCTTTTACAATAAATATACCACTGATACAGAATATTGCCTGTATTTCAGGAAGGGTGGACTTTGTATGCCTAAAAATATGGAGGATGCTTCAACTTTATTCCTTGATGCTACTAATGCAAAAGATAATAAGAAATATGCTCATCCAACAGTAAAGCATTTAGAACATATTGAGAGATTAATAAGAAATTCAAGTAGAGAGAATGACCTGATCTTAGACCCATTCTCAGGGAGTGGCACAACTGCTGTTGCTGCTCTTAACCTTGGTAGAAACTTTATAGGTGCAGAACTAGACAAAACATTTTTTGACACCTCTGTTTCAAGAATAAAAAACAATCCTGTAAATAAGCCAATAAATAACAATAGTAATTTATTTGCACAAGATGTTGCTTAA
- a CDS encoding DUF4145 domain-containing protein, which translates to MINRELYKGYFTHDDMSKWQCPTCNSGSLQVIQDKFLKQHNSETEINYHENWFQAPEMITYTFTALLSCTNPSCKEVVTCSGTGGVEREQYSYDDYRHVEYFKPVFFYPPLNIFQIPEKTPENVQNSIKSSFSLVFNNKSSAANQVRIAIECLLTHLKIKNYHTSGGRRNKLSLHKRIGLLPTKYQKIKDICLAIKWLGNAGSHCDDDITLDDVFNGYDMLSFVLEELYDNKHTHVTKLAKKINAKKGV; encoded by the coding sequence ATGATAAACAGAGAACTATACAAAGGATATTTTACACATGATGATATGTCAAAATGGCAATGTCCTACATGTAATAGTGGTTCATTGCAAGTAATACAAGATAAATTTTTGAAACAACATAATTCTGAAACTGAAATCAATTATCATGAGAATTGGTTTCAAGCACCAGAGATGATAACATATACATTTACAGCATTATTATCATGCACTAATCCAAGTTGTAAAGAAGTTGTGACTTGTTCAGGAACTGGTGGTGTAGAAAGAGAACAATATTCATATGATGATTATAGACATGTCGAATACTTTAAGCCTGTTTTCTTTTACCCACCGTTGAATATTTTTCAAATACCTGAAAAAACTCCTGAAAATGTTCAAAATTCTATAAAGTCATCATTTTCACTTGTATTTAATAATAAGTCATCCGCAGCAAATCAGGTAAGGATTGCAATAGAGTGTTTATTAACACACTTAAAAATTAAGAACTATCATACAAGTGGAGGAAGAAGAAATAAACTATCCTTACATAAAAGAATTGGATTATTACCGACAAAGTATCAAAAAATCAAAGATATTTGCTTGGCTATAAAGTGGCTCGGTAATGCAGGAAGTCACTGTGACGATGATATAACACTTGACGATGTATTTAATGGCTACGATATGCTCTCTTTTGTTTTAGAAGAGCTATATGATAACAAACACACTCATGTTACAAAATTAGCTAAAAAAATAAATGCTAAAAAAGGTGTGTAA
- a CDS encoding restriction endonuclease subunit S has protein sequence MRKLRKVKCSKYSSKYFLQKSLVSIYTRKYFQTNASGAQKNMPKINQPIVLNTMIALPPLEEQNAILKKIENLYSICDELDTQINSSKTNSQTLIQAVLKEAFEK, from the coding sequence GTGCGAAAGTTGAGGAAAGTAAAATGTAGTAAATATAGTTCTAAATATTTTTTACAAAAAAGTTTAGTGTCAATTTATACACGAAAATATTTTCAAACAAATGCTTCTGGTGCTCAAAAAAATATGCCAAAAATAAATCAACCAATAGTATTAAACACTATGATAGCTCTACCACCACTTGAAGAACAAAATGCAATATTAAAAAAAATAGAAAACCTTTATTCAATTTGTGATGAACTTGATACTCAAATCAATAGTTCAAAAACAAATAGCCAAACACTTATACAAGCAGTATTAAAAGAGGCATTTGAAAAATAA
- a CDS encoding transposase, translating into MDDTVESKRGKYIEGSCKYIWSNKEHRSINALNIVSLNYADSHSTFQLDFSIKMNGSNRKDISEFTNKLHHRSNAYQRKSEITKGKNILAIEMLQRALDNGVDADYLLVDSWYAKPNFIHQANELGMPVIARLPNNKLIWNFKGKHKTMNAIYDSMKNYRHKSSGKHGKISYKYFDAIVEHAVLGKVKLVFLHTGKELLVFISSDITIAGKEILATYKKRWNIEQGYKDLRNLFGFGKEENRIYESLIAKITLSMFAYNIVSYSTRMFFFL; encoded by the coding sequence ATTGACGATACAGTAGAGTCTAAGAGAGGTAAATACATTGAGGGAAGCTGTAAATATATTTGGAGCAATAAAGAACATAGGAGTATCAATGCGCTCAATATCGTATCTCTAAATTATGCAGATTCACATTCAACTTTTCAATTAGATTTTTCTATAAAAATGAATGGTAGCAATAGAAAAGATATTTCAGAGTTCACAAATAAGCTACATCACAGAAGTAATGCATATCAGAGAAAGAGTGAAATTACTAAAGGCAAAAATATACTAGCTATTGAGATGCTGCAAAGAGCTTTGGATAACGGTGTTGATGCAGATTACTTGCTCGTAGATAGCTGGTATGCTAAACCGAATTTCATACATCAAGCTAATGAACTTGGTATGCCAGTAATAGCAAGACTTCCAAACAATAAACTTATTTGGAACTTTAAAGGCAAACATAAAACTATGAATGCAATCTATGACAGTATGAAAAACTATCGTCACAAAAGTAGTGGTAAACATGGCAAAATATCGTACAAATATTTCGATGCCATTGTAGAACATGCAGTTTTAGGTAAAGTCAAGCTCGTATTTTTACACACAGGTAAAGAGTTGTTAGTTTTTATCTCAAGTGATATTACTATTGCAGGCAAAGAGATTCTAGCAACTTATAAAAAGAGATGGAATATTGAACAAGGCTATAAAGATCTCAGAAACCTCTTCGGTTTTGGAAAAGAAGAAAATCGTATCTATGAATCACTAATTGCAAAAATAACACTATCTATGTTTGCATATAACATTGTAAGTTACTCAACTCGTATGTTCTTTTTTTTGTAA
- a CDS encoding IS110 family transposase — MSNCIGIDVSKASINIHIAKNKQDLVLENSIKGFRSLISKLKKIYKKEMENIVFIFEPTGSYSEALRKYSSEQNIKCFIINPKQFSNYAKALGVEVKNDIEDARVLSKALHLAKDNQIKVPVYNEDIEHIKELMSFYKFTKKQTTQQKNHLEALTSKDGDNFSIKELKKSIKESKEKELRIIEQVQTLIDSTDEYKIAYDNIISIKGVGQIGAIVLLHLFLKYPEANQRQITSLTGLNPIYRQSGTSIQSGYKIAKSGASLYRSVIFMSVLTAVQHDKNFKSFYERLKSKGKHTTSAQIAVMRKIILTAHSLYKNNRKYNENYNTHEASDME, encoded by the coding sequence GTGTCAAATTGTATCGGAATTGATGTATCAAAAGCAAGTATAAATATTCATATAGCAAAGAATAAGCAGGATTTAGTTTTAGAGAATAGCATTAAAGGTTTCAGGTCTCTTATCTCTAAATTAAAAAAAATATATAAAAAAGAGATGGAGAATATTGTCTTTATTTTTGAGCCAACAGGTAGTTATTCTGAAGCACTTAGAAAATATTCTTCAGAACAAAATATCAAGTGTTTTATCATAAATCCTAAGCAGTTTAGTAATTATGCTAAAGCATTGGGAGTGGAAGTAAAAAATGATATTGAAGATGCTAGAGTTCTTTCAAAAGCTCTTCATTTAGCTAAAGATAATCAGATCAAGGTTCCTGTATATAACGAAGATATAGAACATATTAAGGAGTTGATGAGTTTTTATAAATTCACGAAAAAACAAACAACACAACAGAAGAATCATCTTGAAGCATTGACAAGTAAAGATGGTGATAACTTCTCAATTAAAGAACTTAAAAAGTCTATCAAAGAATCGAAAGAAAAAGAGCTTAGAATTATTGAACAAGTACAAACTTTAATTGATTCTACGGATGAATATAAAATTGCATATGACAATATTATATCAATAAAAGGAGTTGGTCAAATTGGTGCCATTGTACTTTTACATCTCTTTTTAAAATACCCAGAAGCTAATCAAAGGCAGATTACCTCGTTAACAGGTCTAAATCCAATTTATAGACAATCCGGTACATCAATTCAATCAGGTTATAAAATAGCAAAGTCAGGCGCAAGTCTATATAGAAGTGTGATTTTTATGTCAGTTCTTACTGCTGTACAACATGATAAAAATTTTAAAAGTTTTTATGAGAGATTGAAATCTAAAGGAAAACATACAACATCTGCTCAAATTGCTGTCATGCGAAAAATAATACTTACTGCACATTCTCTTTATAAAAATAATAGAAAATATAATGAAAATTATAATACTCATGAAGCTTCTGATATGGAATAA
- a CDS encoding IS4 family transposase, whose amino-acid sequence MELANYIETAMKSILKNPILEVLTEIKITKILKQSNFIKRNVGYPPFQIILHFVYMLVMQKRQSTFIKKSDSAFGKDAYYRFIKDSRYNWRKFLMLSTTALLQRIKPLHKNGEHRLLIIDDTVEAKRGKFIEGSCKYIWSNKEHRSINALNIVSLNYADSHSTFQLDFSIKMNDSYRKNISEFTNKLHHKSNAYQRKSEITKGKNILAIEMLQRALDNGVDADYLLVDSWYAKPNFIHQANELGMPVIARLPNNKLIWNFKGKHKTMNAIYDSMKNYRHKSSGKHGKISYKYFDAIVEHAVLGKVKLVFLHTGKDLLIFISTDITIAGKEILATYKKRWNIEQGYKDLRNLFGFGKEENRIYESLIAKITLSMFAYNIVSYINRIKHEPQTLGELFRDLECELETLAISMQLFIQILTKISEIENVVKDNKDLLTILAVLSAYTQKELGFMCESRHV is encoded by the coding sequence ATGGAACTTGCAAATTATATAGAAACTGCTATGAAAAGCATATTAAAGAATCCAATACTTGAAGTGCTAACAGAGATAAAAATCACAAAAATACTTAAGCAGAGCAACTTCATTAAACGAAATGTTGGCTATCCACCATTTCAAATAATATTACACTTCGTTTATATGTTAGTGATGCAAAAACGCCAGTCAACATTTATAAAAAAGAGCGATAGTGCATTTGGGAAAGATGCCTATTACAGATTTATCAAAGATAGTCGTTACAACTGGCGAAAGTTTTTAATGCTAAGTACTACTGCACTTTTGCAAAGAATAAAACCACTACATAAAAATGGTGAACATCGCTTGCTCATTATTGATGACACAGTCGAAGCTAAAAGAGGTAAATTTATCGAAGGTAGCTGTAAATATATCTGGAGCAACAAAGAACATAGAAGTATCAATGCTTTAAATATTGTATCTCTAAATTATGCAGATTCACATTCAACATTCCAGCTTGATTTTTCTATCAAGATGAATGATAGTTATCGTAAGAATATATCAGAGTTCACAAATAAACTACATCACAAAAGTAATGCTTATCAGAGAAAGAGTGAAATTACTAAAGGCAAAAATATACTAGCTATTGAGATGCTGCAAAGAGCTTTGGATAACGGTGTTGATGCAGATTACTTGCTCGTAGATAGCTGGTATGCTAAACCGAATTTCATACATCAAGCTAATGAACTTGGTATGCCAGTAATAGCAAGACTTCCAAACAATAAACTTATTTGGAACTTTAAAGGCAAACATAAAACTATGAATGCAATCTATGACAGTATGAAAAACTATCGTCACAAAAGTAGTGGTAAACATGGCAAAATATCGTACAAATATTTCGATGCCATTGTAGAACATGCAGTTTTAGGTAAAGTCAAGCTCGTATTTTTACACACAGGCAAAGACTTATTAATTTTTATCTCAACTGACATCACTATAGCTGGTAAAGAGATTTTAGCGACCTACAAAAAAAGATGGAATATCGAGCAAGGATATAAAGATTTACGAAACCTATTTGGGTTTGGAAAAGAAGAGAATCGCATCTATGAATCGCTGATTGCAAAAATAACGCTATCCATGTTCGCATACAATATTGTAAGCTATATAAATCGCATAAAACATGAGCCTCAAACTCTTGGAGAACTATTTAGAGATTTAGAATGCGAACTTGAAACTTTGGCAATATCTATGCAACTTTTTATTCAAATACTGACAAAAATCTCTGAAATTGAGAATGTTGTAAAGGATAATAAAGATTTACTCACTATTCTCGCAGTGCTAAGTGCTTACACTCAAAAAGAGTTAGGTTTTATGTGCGAAAGTCGCCACGTTTAA
- a CDS encoding DUF3185 family protein, with protein sequence MAMGSGITTKIIGIGLVVLGVGLAVWGYQLSGSVGSQITQAVTGSDTDKVMTFYISGAVSFFVGIYLFRKK encoded by the coding sequence ATGGCAATGGGTTCAGGAATTACAACAAAAATTATAGGAATAGGCTTAGTAGTTTTAGGAGTTGGTCTTGCAGTATGGGGGTATCAACTATCCGGTTCTGTCGGCTCACAAATAACACAAGCTGTCACAGGTTCAGATACAGACAAGGTCATGACTTTCTACATCTCCGGAGCGGTCAGTTTTTTTGTAGGTATATATCTTTTCAGAAAAAAATAA
- a CDS encoding GlsB/YeaQ/YmgE family stress response membrane protein → MDIINLIIFLAVGALAGWLAGIIMKGRGFGVISNIIVGIVGALLGGFVFGLLGITTGGFLGSIVMATIGAVILLYMIKILKKV, encoded by the coding sequence ATGGATATCATTAACTTAATAATTTTTTTAGCAGTTGGTGCGCTGGCTGGGTGGCTTGCTGGCATCATAATGAAAGGAAGAGGATTTGGCGTCATTAGCAATATAATTGTGGGAATTGTCGGCGCTTTATTGGGTGGCTTTGTATTCGGTTTGCTCGGCATAACCACAGGCGGTTTTTTAGGCTCTATAGTTATGGCCACCATAGGCGCTGTTATTTTGCTATATATGATTAAAATACTTAAAAAGGTTTAG
- a CDS encoding IS4 family transposase, producing MELDNYIQTAVRSILKNPILEVLTEIKITKILKQSNFIKRNVGYPPFQIILHFVYMLVMQKRQSTFIKKSDSAFGKDAYYRFIKDSRYNWRKFLMLSTTALLQRIKPLHKNGEHRLLIIDDTVESKRGKYIEGSCKYIWSNKEHRSINALNIVSLNYADSHSTFQLDFSIKMNGSNRKDISEFTNKLHHRSNAYQRKSEITKGKNILAIEMLQRALDNGVDADYLLVDSWYAKPNFIHQANELGMPVIARLPNNKLIWNFKGKHKTMNAIYDSMKNYRHKSSGKHGKISYKYFDAIVEHAVLGKVKLVFLHTGKELLVFISSDITIAGKEILATYKKRWNIEQGYKDLRNLFGFGKEENRIYESLIAKITLSMFAYNIVSYINRIKHEPQTLGELFRDLECELETLAISMQLFIQILTKISEIQNVVKDNKNLLNIIAVLSAYTQKELGFMCES from the coding sequence ATGGAACTTGACAATTATATACAAACTGCAGTGAGAAGCATATTAAAGAATCCAATACTTGAAGTGCTAACAGAGATAAAAATCACAAAAATACTTAAGCAGAGCAACTTCATTAAACGAAATGTTGGCTATCCACCATTTCAAATAATATTACACTTCGTTTATATGTTAGTGATGCAAAAACGCCAGTCAACATTTATAAAAAAGAGCGATAGTGCATTTGGGAAAGATGCCTATTACAGATTTATCAAAGATAGTCGTTACAACTGGCGAAAGTTTTTAATGCTAAGTACTACTGCACTTTTGCAAAGAATAAAACCACTACATAAAAATGGTGAACATCGCTTACTCATTATTGACGATACAGTAGAGTCTAAGAGAGGTAAATACATTGAGGGAAGCTGTAAATATATTTGGAGCAATAAAGAACATAGGAGTATCAATGCGCTCAATATCGTATCTCTAAATTATGCAGATTCACATTCAACTTTTCAATTAGATTTTTCTATAAAAATGAATGGTAGCAATAGAAAAGATATTTCAGAGTTCACAAATAAGCTACATCACAGAAGTAATGCATATCAGAGAAAGAGTGAAATTACTAAAGGCAAAAATATACTAGCTATTGAGATGCTGCAAAGAGCTTTGGATAACGGTGTTGATGCAGATTACTTGCTCGTAGATAGCTGGTATGCTAAACCGAATTTCATACATCAAGCTAATGAACTTGGCATGCCAGTAATAGCAAGACTTCCAAACAATAAACTTATTTGGAACTTTAAAGGCAAACATAAAACTATGAATGCAATCTATGACAGTATGAAAAACTATCGTCACAAAAGTAGTGGTAAACATGGCAAAATATCGTACAAATATTTCGATGCCATTGTAGAACATGCAGTTTTAGGTAAAGTCAAGCTCGTATTTTTACACACAGGTAAAGAGTTGTTAGTTTTTATCTCAAGTGATATTACTATTGCAGGCAAAGAGATTCTAGCAACTTATAAAAAGAGATGGAATATTGAACAAGGCTATAAAGATCTCAGAAACCTCTTCGGTTTTGGAAAAGAAGAAAATCGTATCTATGAATCACTAATTGCAAAAATAACGCTATCCATGTTCGCATACAATATTGTAAGCTATATAAATCGCATAAAACATGAGCCTCAAACTCTTGGAGAACTATTTAGAGATTTAGAATGCGAACTTGAAACTTTGGCAATATCTATGCAACTTTTTATTCAAATACTGACAAAAATCTCTGAAATCCAAAATGTTGTCAAGGATAATAAAAATTTACTCAATATTATCGCTGTGCTCAGTGCTTATACTCAAAAAGAGTTAGGTTTTATGTGCGAAAGTTGA
- the amrA gene encoding AmmeMemoRadiSam system protein A, which translates to MLNPVILRVAKSALLSRFEDKYVLERGSVLTQYPFLKKNGAAFVTLKYNNELRGCIGSVVAHCALYDDIVNNAVSAGFGDPRFEHLHADELSNISVEVSVLSEPTILEYKDFDDLCQKVKPKVDGLILKHGSYHGTFLPQVWEQLATPKLFLQHLSMKAGASPDIYALHPTIYRYGVEAIEGAFNEIVPL; encoded by the coding sequence ATGCTAAATCCTGTTATTTTAAGAGTTGCCAAGAGCGCACTTCTTAGTAGATTTGAAGATAAATATGTACTCGAGAGGGGGAGTGTTTTGACTCAATACCCATTTTTAAAAAAAAATGGGGCAGCCTTTGTGACCCTGAAATATAATAATGAGTTGCGTGGATGTATTGGCTCAGTGGTTGCACATTGCGCCCTTTATGATGATATTGTAAATAATGCCGTCTCAGCGGGATTTGGCGACCCAAGATTTGAGCATCTCCATGCTGATGAACTCTCAAATATTTCTGTTGAGGTCTCTGTTTTAAGTGAACCGACAATTTTGGAGTATAAGGATTTTGATGACTTATGTCAAAAAGTCAAGCCTAAGGTTGATGGACTTATTTTAAAACATGGCTCATACCATGGAACCTTTTTACCTCAGGTATGGGAGCAGCTCGCAACTCCTAAACTGTTTTTGCAACATTTAAGCATGAAGGCGGGTGCTTCACCAGATATATATGCACTGCATCCTACAATCTACAGGTATGGTGTTGAGGCGATAGAGGGAGCTTTTAATGAAATTGTTCCGTTGTAG
- the amrB gene encoding AmmeMemoRadiSam system protein B, translating into MKREMSVAGTFYPAREVELERYFEHFSRTYDEDLVLPHVKSRAVIVPHAGYIYSGYTANVAYRILQKSGIKNFVVIGPSHRVAFEGVSLCDYKSYVTPFGEIKSADTLVEKLQENFSLSCFTQAHEEHSTEVQFPFIKHYIQDVHIIELVYSRESAKEISEIIDFVLEQEDCGVIISTDLSHFYNLEDANKLDNICLEAVKNLDLNQLHEGCEACGMIGVEAMMISAKKLGLSSHILDYRTSADASDDTDRVVGYMSACFL; encoded by the coding sequence ATGAAAAGAGAGATGAGTGTGGCGGGAACATTTTATCCGGCAAGAGAAGTTGAATTGGAGAGGTATTTTGAACACTTTAGCAGGACATATGATGAGGATTTAGTTCTTCCTCATGTAAAAAGCAGAGCGGTTATAGTGCCTCACGCGGGGTATATATACTCTGGATATACAGCCAATGTGGCATACAGGATTTTACAAAAAAGCGGCATTAAAAACTTTGTTGTTATTGGGCCTTCCCACAGAGTAGCCTTTGAAGGGGTTAGTCTTTGTGATTACAAGAGCTATGTAACCCCATTTGGAGAGATTAAATCAGCGGATACTTTAGTTGAAAAACTTCAAGAAAATTTTTCACTTTCATGTTTCACTCAAGCACACGAAGAGCACTCCACAGAGGTGCAGTTCCCATTTATAAAACACTATATACAAGATGTACATATAATTGAGTTGGTGTACAGCCGTGAAAGCGCAAAAGAAATCTCAGAGATTATAGATTTCGTCTTAGAGCAAGAGGATTGCGGAGTTATTATAAGCACAGACTTAAGCCATTTCTATAACCTTGAAGATGCAAATAAACTTGATAATATCTGTTTGGAAGCGGTAAAAAATCTTGATTTAAATCAGCTTCATGAAGGTTGTGAAGCTTGTGGTATGATTGGTGTCGAAGCGATGATGATAAGTGCTAAAAAGCTTGGACTCTCATCTCATATTCTTGATTATAGAACCAGTGCCGATGCGAGTGATGACACAGACAGAGTTGTCGGATATATGAGTGCATGTTTCTTATGA
- a CDS encoding cupin domain-containing protein produces MNISNIFEEIPKELKEELFQELISKDSIKIERIVSYGHKSAESEWYDQKGDEWVILLKGEAIISFLNEEDVRLKAGDYLNIVAHKKHRVSWTKPDQESVWLAVHY; encoded by the coding sequence ATGAATATATCAAATATATTTGAGGAGATTCCAAAGGAGTTAAAAGAGGAGCTTTTTCAAGAACTAATATCAAAAGATTCTATTAAAATTGAGCGTATAGTTTCGTATGGGCATAAAAGTGCAGAGTCTGAGTGGTATGACCAAAAGGGTGATGAGTGGGTTATTTTACTTAAAGGTGAGGCTATTATCTCATTTTTGAATGAAGAGGATGTTAGGTTAAAAGCTGGAGATTATCTGAATATTGTTGCACATAAAAAACATAGAGTATCTTGGACAAAGCCAGACCAAGAGAGTGTTTGGCTGGCAGTACACTATTGA
- a CDS encoding cytochrome c3 family protein, whose amino-acid sequence MKKSHFTNFIFLSFFFILFTDTLYAKESAKKMIKHKPFANKECASCHVDKKGKTAELKDDMPGLCYSCHKSYDNNKFIHGPVGAGGCMLCHDPHESENPKLLVYKTINELCTTCHSEKGEMLASVDNIHPPVKDSCINCHDPHAENNKFQLRGDRTQELCLMCHIDKKERITNSKNKHGAIEMGDKCLNCHDPHATGRPKMLKAETPKDLCLQCHSNEWNREEDGKVLMNMGQHLEDNPDWHGPILWGDCAACHNPHGSDNYRMLKMPFPEKSTAKFLPEGYVCFKCHEPQKIEDKFTTEFTNFRKGERNLHFIHVKDKSITCRACHDYHGSKNLPHHLREKSNFGSANFSLRFLEKPTGGSCNPICHERRHYDRETPNNQ is encoded by the coding sequence ATGAAAAAATCTCATTTTACTAACTTTATCTTTTTATCTTTTTTCTTTATCTTGTTTACAGATACTCTTTACGCAAAAGAGTCAGCTAAAAAAATGATTAAACATAAGCCTTTCGCAAATAAAGAGTGTGCTTCGTGCCACGTTGACAAAAAGGGGAAAACGGCTGAACTAAAAGATGATATGCCGGGACTATGTTACTCTTGCCATAAAAGCTATGATAACAATAAATTCATTCATGGACCTGTTGGTGCAGGCGGATGTATGTTGTGTCATGACCCGCATGAATCTGAGAATCCTAAGCTTCTGGTTTACAAGACAATAAATGAACTTTGTACTACATGTCATTCTGAAAAAGGCGAGATGTTGGCGAGCGTGGACAACATACATCCGCCGGTAAAAGATAGCTGTATAAACTGCCATGACCCACATGCAGAAAATAACAAGTTTCAATTAAGAGGCGACAGAACGCAAGAGTTATGCCTTATGTGTCATATTGATAAAAAAGAGAGAATAACCAACTCTAAAAATAAACATGGCGCTATTGAGATGGGTGACAAGTGTTTAAACTGTCATGACCCGCACGCAACTGGACGTCCTAAAATGCTTAAAGCGGAAACTCCAAAAGATTTATGTCTGCAGTGTCATAGTAATGAGTGGAATCGTGAAGAGGACGGAAAAGTTCTTATGAACATGGGACAACATCTTGAGGATAATCCCGACTGGCATGGACCAATTTTATGGGGTGATTGTGCTGCTTGCCACAATCCTCACGGATCAGACAATTATAGAATGTTAAAAATGCCATTTCCGGAAAAATCAACAGCAAAATTTTTACCGGAGGGTTATGTATGCTTTAAGTGTCATGAGCCTCAAAAAATAGAGGATAAATTTACAACAGAGTTTACAAACTTTAGAAAAGGGGAAAGAAATCTTCACTTTATACATGTAAAAGACAAAAGCATTACATGTAGAGCTTGTCACGATTACCACGGAAGCAAAAATCTTCCGCACCATTTGAGAGAAAAATCTAATTTCGGGAGTGCGAACTTTTCACTCCGTTTTCTTGAAAAACCGACAGGTGGTTCATGTAACCCAATTTGCCATGAGAGAAGACACTACGACAGAGAAACTCCAAATAATCAATAG